The following are from one region of the Saccharomyces kudriavzevii IFO 1802 strain IFO1802 genome assembly, chromosome: 12 genome:
- the PAM18 gene encoding Pam18p (similar to Saccharomyces cerevisiae PAM18 (YLR008C); ancestral locus Anc_5.232), with translation MSSQGNIANSIEAPQLPIPGQTNGSSNVNVGGTGLNTGVPGGLQGQKTGMDLYFDQALNYMGEHPVITGFGAFLTLYFTAGAYKSISKGLNGGKSASAFLKGGFDPKMNSKEALQILNLTENTLSKKKLKEVHRKIMLANHPDKGGSPFLATKINEAKDFLEKRGISK, from the coding sequence ATGAGCTCCCAAGGTAATATTGCCAACTCTATTGAAGCACCACAACTGCCCATTCCCGGCCAAACCAATGGGTCTTCAAATGTTAATGTTGGCGGAACTGGGCTGAATACTGGTGTCCCTGGTGGTCTTCAAGGCCAAAAGACTGGAATGGATCTTTATTTTGACCAAGCTTTGAACTACATGGGGGAACACCCTGTTATAACAGGTTTCGGAGCCTTTTTAACTTTATATTTCACAGCTGGTGCATACAAATCGATATCGAAGGGACTTAACGGTGGTAAGTCCGCTAGTGCCTTTCTGAAAGGTGGATTCGATCCAAAGATGAATTCGAAAGAGGCTTTGCAGATCTTGAATTTAACAGAAAATACATTGtccaagaagaagttgaaagaaGTTCATAGAAAAATCATGTTAGCTAATCATCCAGATAAGGGCGGTTCTCCATTTTTGGCTACTAAAATAAACGAAGCTAAggattttttggagaaaaGGGGTATAAGTAAATGA
- the RLP24 gene encoding ATPase-activating ribosome biosynthesis protein (similar to Saccharomyces cerevisiae RLP24 (YLR009W); ancestral locus Anc_5.233), with the protein MRIYQCHFCSSPCYPGHGIMFVRNDAKEFRFCRSKCHKAFKQRRNPRKLKWTKAFRKAAGKELAVDSTLTFAQRRNVPVRYNRELVATTLKAMARIEDIRQKRERAFYKNRMRGNKEKDFLRDKKLVESNPELLRIREVEIARKLAKEQERVESESEEEEEDMEIDSDEEEEEQLEKQKILLKNKRRNIKKIAF; encoded by the coding sequence ATGAGAATTTAtcaatgtcatttttgCTCATCGCCATGTTATCCAGGTCACGGTATCATGTTTGTACGTAACGATGCTAAGGAATTTAGATTCTGTCGTTCGAAGTGTCACAAGGCTTTCAAGCAACGTCGTAACCCAAGAAAACTAAAATGGACTAAAGCTTTCAGAAAGGCTGCTGGTAAAGAATTGGCTGTCGACTCTACCCTGACTTTCGcccaaagaagaaatgtTCCTGTTAGATACAATAGAGAATTAGTTGCCACAACTTTGAAGGCCATGGCCAGAATCGAAGACATCAGACAGAAACGTGAGAGAGCCTTCTATAAGAATAGAATGAGAGgtaataaagaaaaggactTCTTGAGAGATAAGAAATTAGTTGAATCTAACCCCGAGTTACTGAGAATCAGAGAGGTTGAAATTGCCAGAAAACTGGCCaaggaacaagaaagagTCGAATCAGaatctgaagaagaagaggaagatatGGAAATCGAcagtgatgaagaagaggaagaacaattagaaaagcaaaagatcTTGctaaagaacaaaagaagaaacataaagaaaattgctttttaa